The following coding sequences lie in one uncultured Mailhella sp. genomic window:
- a CDS encoding site-2 protease family protein, which translates to MNPPMFDSSIAAKISYLAVAFVPVLLGIILHEVAHGWAALRCGDPTARMLGRLTLNPIPHIDPAGTGMFVFTALFCPFVFGWAKPVPVNPRYFRDYRKGMLLVSAAGPLANMVLAMVFAVCLRLLLFAPSEFLIGTSAGKFLLQMFQTGIAANFALAWINLLPIPPLDGGHILETLLPGQIALQFQRVERYGFLLLVLLLASGVLSSLLMTLVRWSWNLALTAVGL; encoded by the coding sequence ATGAATCCCCCCATGTTCGACTCAAGCATTGCAGCAAAGATATCGTATCTGGCCGTGGCGTTCGTGCCCGTGCTTCTGGGCATCATTCTGCACGAAGTGGCCCACGGCTGGGCCGCCCTGCGCTGCGGCGATCCTACGGCGCGCATGCTCGGCCGTCTCACGCTCAATCCCATCCCGCACATCGATCCCGCAGGCACGGGCATGTTCGTGTTCACGGCCCTGTTCTGCCCCTTCGTGTTCGGATGGGCCAAGCCCGTGCCCGTGAATCCGCGCTACTTCCGCGACTACCGCAAGGGCATGCTGCTTGTTTCCGCCGCAGGCCCCCTCGCCAACATGGTGCTCGCCATGGTCTTTGCCGTGTGCCTGCGCCTTCTGCTCTTCGCTCCTTCAGAATTTCTCATCGGCACCTCCGCGGGCAAGTTCCTGCTCCAGATGTTCCAGACGGGCATCGCCGCCAACTTCGCCCTTGCGTGGATCAATCTTCTGCCCATCCCTCCGCTCGACGGAGGACACATTCTGGAAACCCTGCTCCCCGGGCAGATCGCTCTTCAGTTCCAGCGCGTGGAGCGCTACGGTTTTCTCCTGCTCGTGCTGCTGCTTGCCAGCGGCGTATTGAGCTCCCTTCTCATGACTCTCGTCCGATGGTCGTGGAACCTCGCGCTTACGGCCGTGGGTCTTTGA
- a CDS encoding amidohydrolase family protein, with translation MFVDCHTHVFHPRIAEKAKMKLAEHYKLFCHCKGTPDDLLLRAGRAGIDHCVALCAATSALQVRPCNAYAGYLQHNYPRITAFGSIHPDCTDWKQQLDWLRSTGVHGIKLHPDFQHFWLNDPRLYPIFEEAQRDFIFMIHIGDSLPPEKNPSCPYKMAAILDDFPHLNVVAAHLGGFRQWSYALDALAGRDVWMDTSSCMKEISDDTLKAILKKHPRDRLVFGTDYPIMDPQDEIDALQKRTRFSDNEIDEILANGTHLLFG, from the coding sequence ATGTTCGTTGACTGCCATACTCATGTTTTTCATCCGCGCATCGCCGAAAAGGCGAAAATGAAGCTCGCGGAACACTACAAGCTCTTCTGTCACTGCAAAGGCACCCCGGACGACCTGCTCCTGCGCGCAGGCCGCGCGGGCATCGATCACTGCGTGGCCCTCTGCGCCGCCACGAGCGCCCTCCAGGTGCGCCCCTGCAACGCCTACGCAGGCTACCTCCAGCACAATTATCCGCGCATCACCGCCTTCGGCTCCATCCACCCCGACTGCACGGACTGGAAACAGCAGCTCGACTGGCTCCGCTCCACGGGCGTCCACGGCATCAAGCTCCACCCGGATTTCCAGCACTTCTGGCTCAATGATCCCCGCCTCTACCCCATCTTCGAGGAAGCACAGAGGGATTTTATTTTTATGATACACATAGGCGACAGCCTCCCCCCGGAGAAAAACCCCTCCTGTCCCTATAAAATGGCCGCCATCCTCGACGACTTCCCCCACCTCAACGTCGTCGCCGCCCACCTCGGCGGCTTCCGACAGTGGTCCTACGCCCTCGACGCCCTCGCCGGCCGCGACGTCTGGATGGATACCTCCTCCTGCATGAAGGAAATCTCCGACGATACCCTCAAGGCCATCCTGAAAAAACACCCCCGCGATCGCCTCGTCTTCGGCACCGACTACCCCATCATGGACCCCCAGGACGAAATCGACGCCCTCCAGAAACGCACCCGCTTCTCCGACAACGAAATCGACGAAATCCTCGCCAACGGCACCCACCTCCTCTTCGGATAA
- a CDS encoding PqiC family protein, translating to MKPVLCSLVLALALTGCSLPAQLKSSPTVRYYVLSSPLPASSASDTASIGVLPVTLPGYLIRQQIVLREADGVNITIHEFDRWGESLGQGVSRVLCDALAVRGVSALPLRTGAKVDDKLMLDIRRLDGPLEGNVTLDVVWRLQRDGSVLNSGHLVKSRPAGDSIQSMVEAQSLLVQDLASHIANALKR from the coding sequence ATGAAACCCGTCCTCTGCTCCCTCGTCCTCGCACTCGCACTCACCGGATGCTCGCTCCCCGCACAGCTCAAATCCTCCCCGACCGTGCGCTACTACGTGCTCTCTTCTCCCCTGCCCGCATCCTCGGCTTCCGACACCGCCAGCATCGGCGTGCTCCCCGTCACCCTGCCAGGATACCTCATCAGACAACAAATCGTCCTGCGCGAGGCCGACGGCGTGAACATCACCATCCATGAATTCGACCGCTGGGGCGAAAGCCTCGGTCAGGGCGTCTCCCGCGTCCTCTGCGACGCCCTCGCCGTCCGCGGCGTCTCCGCCCTCCCCCTCCGCACCGGCGCCAAAGTCGACGATAAACTCATGCTCGATATCCGCAGACTCGACGGCCCCCTCGAAGGCAACGTCACCCTCGACGTCGTCTGGAGACTCCAGAGAGACGGCTCCGTCCTCAACTCCGGCCACCTCGTCAAATCCAGACCCGCCGGCGACTCCATCCAGTCCATGGTCGAAGCCCAGTCCCTCCTCGTCCAGGACCTCGCTTCCCATATCGCCAACGCCCTCAAAAGATAG
- a CDS encoding ATP-binding cassette domain-containing protein — protein sequence MNFVPDNNAAVTAHNVTVAYGSRVIQSGLSFTVKKGDIFIIMGGSGCGKSSLLRVLMGLTPPAEGSVFYGKTDFWGAPAAEREAVMRRTGVMFQSGALWTSRTLAENVALPLEYYTSLSPRDIRALASFKLSLVGLAGFEDFYPSEISGGMKKRAGLARALALDPDVVYFDEPSAGLDPVSAARLDELILQLRDTLGMTVIVVTHELASIFAIANNSVFLDAKTKTMTASGDPHELLKSGPDEVVEFLTRGKGRVRGGNQ from the coding sequence ATGAACTTCGTTCCGGACAACAACGCCGCCGTCACCGCACACAACGTCACCGTGGCCTACGGTTCCCGCGTCATCCAGAGCGGGCTCTCCTTCACCGTAAAAAAGGGCGACATCTTCATCATCATGGGCGGCTCGGGCTGCGGCAAAAGCTCCCTGCTGCGCGTGCTCATGGGCCTCACCCCTCCGGCCGAAGGCTCCGTGTTCTACGGCAAAACCGATTTCTGGGGCGCTCCCGCCGCCGAACGCGAAGCCGTCATGCGCCGCACCGGCGTCATGTTCCAGAGCGGCGCGCTCTGGACTTCCCGCACCCTCGCCGAAAACGTCGCCCTCCCCCTCGAATATTACACCAGCCTCTCCCCCCGCGACATCCGCGCCCTCGCCTCGTTCAAGCTCTCCCTCGTGGGCCTCGCGGGCTTTGAAGACTTCTACCCCTCGGAAATAAGCGGCGGCATGAAAAAAAGAGCCGGTCTCGCCCGCGCCCTCGCCCTTGATCCCGACGTGGTCTATTTCGACGAACCTTCCGCCGGTCTTGATCCCGTAAGCGCGGCAAGACTCGACGAACTCATCCTGCAGCTTCGGGACACCCTGGGCATGACCGTCATCGTGGTCACCCACGAACTGGCAAGCATCTTCGCCATCGCCAACAATTCCGTGTTCCTGGACGCCAAAACCAAAACCATGACCGCAAGCGGCGATCCGCACGAACTGCTCAAAAGCGGCCCCGACGAAGTGGTGGAATTTCTTACGCGCGGCAAGGGCCGCGTCCGCGGAGGAAATCAATGA
- a CDS encoding AMP-binding protein, giving the protein MLGALVRFLLRIIYRVELRGREHYDAAGPRTLIIYNPGSILDPLILAAVLPHRVTLLADRALEHKWWMRPVCALADTQFFDFSSPAATVSLVHALARNGRCMVFHSGSLGNDPRYIRILEAAGVIAEKADATLLPVRIDGASSTVFSYLRHKGRRRWFPRVTVSVLEVQKFRSAEGVTPRERRRRMGERLYDIMTELEYRSSMEHCNLMQGLVEAVRLSGRRFPIAEDQDRHVLTYGSLLLKLSVLGRAFRRLFRGESTVGFLLPTSLPGLVAFFGLHSAGLVPAMLNFTSGISSVVSCCRTVRLSSVLTSRRFLALADLTAMEQALKDAGLRIVYLEDVAKRLTLGDKALGALFAWLRVAPSTPADDPAAVMFTSGTEGVPKAVLLSHVNIIANRYQALSMLTIGSGDKLFNCLPMFHAFGLGICTLLPVLAGVRVFLYPSPLHYRIVPRLFYESQSTIICGTDTFCAGYARYGRPYDFCHARLVIIGAEKMRESTRRVWLEKFGVDLFEGYGATETAPLISVNTPAYRREGSVGRPIPGLACRLSPVPGITEENTGVLWVKGDNVMLGYMRSAAPGVLEPPVDEALAERFALTGEGDDGSGWNETGDIVHMDEDGFIFIRGRAKRFAKIGGEMVSLAAVEDALKEIWPESVLGVVAIPDPRKGEQLALVIDAEDVTTSRIAAHFASRGLSPLWTPKRIVSVKQAPLLGSGKFDYRKARELAEKG; this is encoded by the coding sequence ATGCTTGGAGCCTTAGTCCGATTTCTTCTCAGAATCATCTACCGCGTGGAGCTGCGCGGCCGCGAGCACTACGATGCCGCCGGTCCGCGCACGCTCATCATCTACAACCCCGGGTCCATTCTCGATCCGCTGATTCTGGCCGCCGTGCTGCCGCATCGCGTCACGCTGCTCGCCGACAGGGCGCTCGAACACAAGTGGTGGATGCGCCCGGTCTGCGCGCTCGCCGACACGCAGTTCTTTGATTTTTCCAGTCCCGCGGCCACGGTGTCGCTGGTTCACGCGCTGGCCAGAAACGGCCGCTGCATGGTGTTTCACAGCGGCAGTCTCGGCAACGATCCGCGCTACATCCGCATTCTTGAGGCCGCGGGCGTCATTGCCGAAAAGGCCGACGCCACCCTCCTGCCCGTGCGCATCGACGGGGCGTCGAGCACCGTGTTTTCCTATCTGCGCCACAAGGGACGCCGCCGCTGGTTTCCGCGCGTCACCGTGAGCGTGCTCGAAGTGCAGAAGTTCCGTTCCGCGGAAGGCGTGACGCCGCGGGAGCGTCGCCGCCGCATGGGCGAGCGCCTTTACGACATCATGACCGAACTTGAGTACCGCTCAAGCATGGAACACTGCAATCTCATGCAGGGGCTCGTGGAGGCCGTCCGGCTTTCGGGCCGCCGCTTCCCCATTGCCGAAGATCAGGACAGGCACGTGCTCACCTACGGCTCGCTCCTGCTCAAGCTCTCGGTGCTCGGCCGCGCCTTCCGGCGTCTGTTCCGGGGCGAGAGCACCGTGGGCTTTCTGCTGCCCACGTCCTTGCCCGGACTCGTGGCCTTCTTCGGTCTGCATTCGGCGGGGCTCGTTCCGGCCATGCTCAACTTCACGTCGGGCATATCCTCGGTGGTGTCCTGCTGCCGCACGGTCAGGCTCTCTTCCGTGCTCACTTCGCGCCGCTTTCTGGCCCTTGCCGATCTCACGGCCATGGAACAGGCGCTCAAGGATGCGGGGCTGCGCATCGTGTACCTTGAGGACGTGGCCAAAAGGCTCACCCTCGGCGACAAGGCGCTCGGCGCGCTTTTTGCGTGGCTGCGCGTGGCGCCGTCCACCCCGGCCGACGATCCGGCCGCGGTCATGTTCACCTCGGGCACCGAAGGCGTGCCCAAGGCCGTGCTGCTCAGTCACGTGAACATCATCGCCAACCGCTATCAGGCGCTCAGCATGCTCACCATCGGCTCCGGCGACAAGCTGTTCAACTGCCTGCCCATGTTCCACGCCTTCGGGCTCGGCATCTGCACGCTGCTGCCCGTGCTCGCCGGCGTGCGGGTGTTCCTCTATCCTTCACCGCTTCACTACCGCATCGTGCCCCGGCTCTTTTACGAGAGCCAGTCCACCATCATCTGCGGCACGGACACCTTCTGCGCGGGCTACGCGCGCTACGGCCGCCCCTACGACTTCTGTCACGCGCGGCTTGTCATCATAGGCGCGGAAAAAATGCGCGAGAGCACGCGCCGCGTGTGGCTTGAGAAGTTCGGCGTGGATCTTTTCGAGGGCTACGGAGCCACGGAAACCGCGCCGCTCATTTCCGTGAACACGCCCGCCTACCGCAGGGAGGGCAGCGTGGGGCGGCCCATTCCCGGCCTTGCCTGCCGTCTTTCGCCCGTGCCCGGCATTACGGAAGAGAATACCGGCGTTCTGTGGGTGAAGGGCGACAACGTCATGCTCGGCTACATGCGCTCTGCCGCGCCGGGCGTGCTGGAACCGCCCGTGGACGAAGCGCTTGCCGAACGCTTTGCGCTCACCGGCGAGGGCGACGACGGCTCGGGCTGGAACGAAACCGGCGACATCGTTCACATGGACGAGGACGGCTTCATCTTCATCCGGGGCCGCGCCAAGCGCTTTGCCAAGATCGGCGGCGAAATGGTGTCGCTTGCGGCCGTGGAGGACGCGCTCAAGGAAATCTGGCCCGAATCGGTGCTCGGGGTGGTGGCCATCCCCGATCCGCGCAAGGGCGAGCAGCTCGCGCTCGTCATCGACGCCGAAGACGTGACCACGAGCCGCATTGCGGCGCACTTTGCCAGCCGCGGCCTCTCGCCCCTGTGGACGCCGAAGCGCATCGTGAGCGTGAAGCAGGCTCCGCTTCTGGGCTCGGGCAAGTTCGACTACCGCAAGGCAAGAGAGCTCGCGGAAAAGGGATAA
- a CDS encoding MlaD family protein: MTERSTKTFIGAFVLGALALLVGFILLLGSGSFGNKNPTFVLYFNTSLKGLIQGSPVYFKGIRIGKVNSIQIRPEIGTAKFYTPVIIEIERDKAMALLEDGSEKDLFDDPDIMNRLIKAGLRGKLGITSILTGQLCVELDILSNAAPVDLASLAPYKGSPQIPTQLSSLDAALSTLENIPIQEILYDVVSSVKSMSEQLRDIDASGLVASMRETSDTIREEVRSFGALRQSADSTMTAYASLAGSLKKDIHNTLAGVNAALRSIDSLASSSEGVVLEAQNAMKGLRRTADTANSLFSEDSAPVLEFSQTMLTLRRAAQALSELATLLEIKPNALIFGRNN; encoded by the coding sequence ATGACGGAACGCAGCACTAAAACTTTCATCGGCGCCTTCGTGCTCGGCGCGCTGGCCCTGCTTGTAGGCTTCATCCTGCTCCTCGGCTCGGGCTCCTTCGGCAACAAGAATCCCACCTTCGTGCTCTACTTCAACACCTCGCTCAAAGGCCTCATCCAGGGCTCGCCCGTGTACTTCAAGGGCATACGCATCGGCAAGGTGAACTCCATCCAGATCCGCCCCGAAATCGGCACCGCCAAGTTCTATACCCCCGTCATCATCGAAATCGAACGCGACAAGGCCATGGCCCTGCTCGAAGACGGCAGCGAAAAGGATCTCTTCGACGATCCCGACATCATGAACCGCCTCATCAAGGCCGGTCTGCGCGGCAAGCTCGGCATCACCAGCATTCTCACCGGGCAGCTCTGCGTCGAGCTCGACATCCTGAGCAACGCCGCTCCCGTGGATCTCGCCTCCCTCGCTCCCTACAAGGGCTCGCCCCAGATTCCCACGCAGCTCTCCTCCCTCGACGCCGCCCTCAGCACCCTCGAAAACATTCCCATTCAGGAAATTCTCTACGACGTGGTGAGCAGCGTGAAAAGCATGAGCGAACAGCTCCGCGACATCGACGCCTCCGGCCTCGTGGCCAGCATGCGCGAAACCAGCGATACCATCCGCGAGGAAGTGCGCTCCTTCGGCGCGCTCAGACAAAGCGCCGACTCCACCATGACCGCCTACGCCTCCCTCGCCGGTTCCCTGAAAAAGGATATCCACAACACCCTCGCCGGCGTCAACGCCGCCCTCAGAAGCATCGACAGCCTCGCGTCTTCCTCCGAAGGCGTGGTCCTCGAAGCCCAGAACGCCATGAAAGGCCTGCGCCGCACCGCCGATACCGCCAACAGCCTCTTCAGCGAAGACTCCGCCCCCGTGCTCGAATTCAGCCAGACCATGCTCACCCTCCGACGCGCCGCCCAGGCACTCTCGGAACTCGCCACCCTGCTGGAAATCAAGCCCAACGCCCTCATCTTCGGGAGAAACAACTGA
- a CDS encoding ABC transporter permease, giving the protein MQPAFEIQKTQRTIVVRASGSWSRQDVAAAPRTPEAMIAAALDAFDDADAVRFLADVSAWDSMLLAAFNAVAQKARARGLAVDASALPDGMGPMLDMALAVPPRDGGARQQEPGLLEIIGEKTLAWPGITRSVVEFVGEVSLSMARFFSGRASCSSRDLWNVLRECGVDALPIVTLTSLLLGLILAFVSSMQLKLFGAEIYVASLVGVSMVRVMGPVLTGIVLSGRTGASFAAVIGSMQVNEEVDALTGFGISPVDFLVLPRVLGLAVMTPLLTLYADIAGIAGGFLVGALMLDISPAAYISNTLQFMTLGYVWTGLLHAFVFGFIISLCGCYQGMRCGRNASAVGRATTAAVVNSIVGIIVATSVITIILTVLDI; this is encoded by the coding sequence ATGCAGCCTGCCTTCGAGATTCAAAAAACGCAGCGCACGATTGTTGTCCGGGCCTCGGGCTCCTGGTCGAGGCAGGACGTGGCCGCCGCTCCCCGAACGCCCGAAGCCATGATTGCCGCGGCCCTCGACGCCTTCGACGACGCCGACGCCGTGCGTTTTCTTGCCGACGTTTCCGCCTGGGACAGCATGCTGCTTGCCGCCTTCAACGCCGTTGCGCAGAAGGCCCGCGCCCGCGGCCTCGCCGTGGACGCCTCGGCTCTGCCGGACGGCATGGGCCCCATGCTCGACATGGCCCTCGCCGTGCCCCCCAGAGACGGCGGCGCAAGGCAGCAGGAACCGGGGCTTCTGGAAATCATCGGCGAAAAAACTCTCGCCTGGCCCGGCATCACGCGCAGCGTGGTGGAATTCGTGGGCGAAGTTTCGCTCAGCATGGCGCGCTTCTTTTCCGGCCGCGCCTCGTGCAGTTCCCGCGATCTGTGGAACGTGCTGCGCGAATGCGGCGTGGACGCCCTGCCCATCGTCACGCTCACCAGCCTGCTGCTCGGCCTCATTCTCGCCTTCGTGAGCTCCATGCAGCTCAAGCTCTTCGGCGCGGAAATCTACGTGGCCTCGCTTGTGGGCGTTTCCATGGTGCGCGTCATGGGGCCGGTGCTCACGGGCATCGTGCTCTCGGGCCGCACGGGCGCGTCGTTCGCCGCCGTCATCGGCAGCATGCAGGTCAACGAAGAAGTGGACGCCCTCACCGGCTTCGGCATTTCCCCCGTCGATTTTCTCGTGCTGCCCCGCGTGCTCGGGCTGGCCGTCATGACGCCCCTGCTCACCCTCTACGCCGACATCGCAGGCATCGCAGGCGGATTCCTCGTGGGCGCGCTCATGCTCGACATCTCCCCCGCCGCCTACATCAGCAACACCCTCCAGTTCATGACCCTGGGCTACGTCTGGACAGGTCTTCTTCACGCCTTCGTGTTCGGCTTCATCATTTCCCTGTGCGGCTGCTATCAGGGCATGCGCTGCGGCCGCAACGCCTCCGCCGTGGGCCGCGCCACCACCGCCGCCGTGGTCAATTCCATCGTGGGCATCATCGTGGCCACGTCCGTCATCACCATCATCCTCACGGTGCTCGACATATGA
- the trpS gene encoding tryptophan--tRNA ligase → MTANDRTVSGMRPTGPLHIGHYFGALKNWVEMQKTHEAFFFVADWHALTSNYADTSKLPQFVNDMVVDWLSAGLDPEHCAIYRQSDIKETAELHLLLSMITPLGWLERCPTYKEQQQQITDKDLGNYGFLGYPVLMTADIIQHRPRWVPVGQDQQPHLELAREIVRRFNTMYNTEVFPEPEAKLTPAAKCPGLDGRKMSKSYGNGIFLKDTLADLEPKIKGMFTDPARLRKSDPGNPDVCNLFPYHVLLADKDTQNEVREACTHATMGCVACKKIFMKNLQNFLEPLHERREAILAKPGLVQEILADGGKKARMSINATMELVRAAMHMD, encoded by the coding sequence ATGACGGCGAACGATCGCACAGTTTCAGGCATGCGGCCCACCGGGCCTCTTCACATCGGTCACTATTTCGGAGCCCTCAAGAACTGGGTCGAAATGCAGAAGACCCACGAGGCCTTCTTCTTTGTGGCCGACTGGCATGCACTGACCAGCAACTACGCCGATACTTCCAAACTTCCGCAGTTCGTCAACGACATGGTCGTCGACTGGCTCTCCGCCGGTCTCGACCCCGAACACTGCGCCATTTATCGCCAGTCCGACATCAAGGAAACCGCGGAACTGCATCTGCTGCTTTCCATGATCACTCCGCTCGGCTGGCTCGAACGCTGCCCCACCTACAAGGAACAGCAGCAGCAGATCACCGACAAGGATCTCGGCAACTACGGCTTCCTCGGCTATCCCGTGCTCATGACCGCGGACATCATTCAGCATCGTCCTCGCTGGGTTCCCGTGGGACAGGATCAGCAGCCGCACCTCGAACTCGCCCGCGAAATCGTGCGCCGGTTCAACACCATGTACAACACGGAAGTCTTCCCCGAACCCGAAGCCAAGCTCACCCCGGCCGCCAAGTGCCCCGGCCTCGACGGCCGCAAGATGTCCAAGAGCTACGGCAACGGCATCTTCCTGAAGGACACGCTCGCCGACCTTGAACCCAAGATCAAGGGCATGTTCACCGACCCGGCCCGCCTGCGCAAGAGCGATCCCGGCAACCCCGACGTGTGCAACCTCTTCCCCTACCACGTGCTGCTCGCCGACAAGGACACGCAGAACGAAGTGCGCGAAGCCTGCACCCACGCCACCATGGGCTGCGTGGCCTGCAAGAAGATCTTCATGAAGAATCTGCAGAACTTCCTCGAACCGCTGCATGAACGCCGCGAAGCCATTCTCGCCAAGCCCGGCCTCGTGCAGGAAATACTTGCAGACGGCGGAAAAAAGGCCAGAATGTCCATCAACGCCACCATGGAACTGGTGCGCGCCGCCATGCACATGGACTGA
- the ftsH gene encoding ATP-dependent zinc metalloprotease FtsH — translation MNQFSRNILLWSIIAVAMISLFSLFNENGGTPQNSAAYSTFLSQVDNGEVSQVVIEDRNITVVTNDGRTYSTYAPNDPNLVQELKNKNVVIDVKKPEETPLAMSVFISWFPMLLLIGVWIFFARQMQGGGGKAMSFGRSRARMQDQNQVGKVTFADVAGVDEAKEELAEVVEFLSNPRKFTRLGGRIPKGVLLVGPPGTGKTLLARAVAGEAGVPFFSISGSDFVEMFVGVGASRVRDLFAQGKKNAPCLIFIDEIDAVGRQRGAGLGGGHDEREQTLNQLLVEMDGFESNEGVILIAATNRPDVLDPALLRPGRFDRQVVVSTPDLRGRERILEVHTRRTPLARDVDLTTIAKGTPGFSGADLENLVNEAALQAAKLNKDRLNMSDFEYAKDKVLMGKERRSLILSDEEKKITAYHEGGHALAAKLLPGTDPVHKVSIIPRGRAMGVTMQLPNEDRHGYSRDFLRNNLVVLLGGRVAEEIIMGDITTGAGNDIDRATKMARKMVCEWGMSDKIGPQTVGEHEEEVFLGREWGHTRSVSDDMARLVDSEVKALIDEARERCRTLLTEHIDMLHAIAHALLERETISGEDIDILMRGEKLPPFQINGQNAGEFHLEEEHSADEKNNAGNSQSNATPPAETAAPQPEEKAASDSSASGEGADRGDK, via the coding sequence TTGAACCAGTTTTCCCGCAATATCCTGCTGTGGAGCATCATAGCCGTTGCCATGATCTCCCTGTTCAGCCTGTTCAACGAAAACGGCGGAACCCCGCAGAACTCCGCCGCCTACAGCACTTTCCTCTCGCAGGTCGACAACGGGGAAGTCAGTCAGGTGGTGATCGAAGACAGAAACATCACCGTCGTCACCAACGACGGCCGCACCTACAGCACCTATGCCCCCAACGATCCGAACCTCGTTCAGGAACTCAAGAACAAGAACGTGGTCATCGACGTCAAGAAGCCCGAAGAAACGCCGCTTGCCATGTCGGTGTTCATTTCGTGGTTCCCCATGCTGCTGCTCATCGGCGTGTGGATCTTCTTTGCCCGTCAGATGCAGGGCGGCGGCGGAAAGGCCATGTCGTTCGGCCGTTCCCGCGCGCGCATGCAGGATCAGAATCAGGTGGGCAAGGTCACGTTCGCCGATGTGGCCGGCGTGGACGAAGCCAAGGAAGAGCTTGCCGAAGTTGTGGAATTTCTTTCCAATCCGCGCAAGTTTACGCGTCTTGGCGGCCGCATTCCCAAGGGCGTGCTGCTCGTAGGCCCTCCCGGAACCGGCAAGACTCTGCTGGCCCGCGCCGTGGCCGGTGAAGCCGGCGTGCCGTTCTTCTCCATTTCCGGTTCCGACTTCGTGGAAATGTTCGTGGGCGTGGGCGCCTCCCGCGTGCGCGACCTCTTCGCCCAGGGCAAGAAGAACGCCCCCTGCCTCATCTTCATCGACGAAATCGACGCCGTGGGTCGTCAGCGCGGCGCAGGTCTCGGCGGCGGTCACGACGAACGCGAGCAGACCCTCAACCAGCTGCTCGTGGAAATGGACGGCTTTGAATCCAACGAAGGCGTCATTCTCATTGCGGCCACCAACCGCCCCGACGTGCTGGATCCCGCGCTGCTGCGTCCCGGCCGCTTCGACCGTCAGGTCGTGGTTTCCACGCCCGATCTGCGCGGCCGCGAACGGATTCTCGAAGTCCACACCCGCCGCACGCCCCTCGCCAGGGACGTGGATCTCACCACCATCGCCAAGGGCACGCCCGGCTTCTCCGGCGCCGACCTTGAAAACCTCGTGAACGAAGCCGCGCTTCAGGCCGCCAAGCTCAACAAGGACCGCCTGAACATGTCCGACTTTGAATACGCCAAGGACAAGGTCCTCATGGGCAAGGAACGCCGCAGCCTCATCCTGAGCGACGAAGAAAAGAAGATCACCGCCTATCACGAAGGCGGACACGCCCTCGCCGCCAAGCTCCTGCCCGGCACCGATCCGGTTCACAAGGTGTCCATCATACCCCGCGGCCGCGCCATGGGCGTGACCATGCAGCTGCCCAATGAAGACCGTCACGGCTACTCCCGCGACTTTCTGCGCAACAACCTCGTGGTGCTGCTCGGCGGCCGCGTGGCCGAAGAAATCATCATGGGCGACATCACCACCGGCGCGGGCAACGACATCGATCGCGCCACCAAGATGGCCCGCAAGATGGTGTGCGAATGGGGCATGAGCGACAAGATCGGTCCGCAGACCGTGGGCGAACATGAAGAGGAAGTCTTCCTCGGCCGCGAATGGGGCCACACCCGCTCCGTGAGCGACGACATGGCCCGCCTCGTGGACAGCGAAGTCAAGGCCCTCATCGACGAGGCCCGCGAACGCTGCCGCACCCTGCTCACCGAACACATCGACATGCTGCACGCCATCGCGCACGCCCTGCTGGAACGCGAAACCATTTCCGGCGAGGACATCGACATCCTCATGCGGGGCGAAAAGCTGCCCCCCTTTCAGATCAACGGGCAGAACGCGGGCGAATTCCATCTTGAGGAAGAACACTCCGCAGACGAAAAGAACAACGCCGGGAACAGCCAGTCCAACGCGACGCCCCCTGCGGAGACCGCGGCCCCTCAGCCTGAGGAAAAGGCCGCAAGCGACTCTTCCGCCTCCGGCGAAGGAGCCGACAGGGGAGACAAATAA